From Cohaesibacter gelatinilyticus, the proteins below share one genomic window:
- a CDS encoding FAD-dependent oxidoreductase — protein MHEQHKNSQRVAVIGAGVIGVTTAYHLARQGFQVLVLDEADVPAAMCSHANAGIIAVGHASSWAGPAAPRQMVRAFLGKEPSVMVSRFMDPDLWRWGLSFLRNCRAAAHRKHSDAMALLSRHGRSALQDLEREAGLIFDQAHDGVYYLYTCPTQFAARLQGDFGGDTGFTALDAPTLMQMDPALQTFDGRLQGGLISNVDSKGDCQKFTTSLANWLSDQGNVTFHFGCKVTGYDIRGATVHAVLTDTGRYACDHVVIAAGTATPKLTASFGVRPLIYPVKGYSATYPILDASHIPDRPFIDETSLLAVTRLGDRLRVTAIAEFAGHDKTITADRVAYLDRYVARYFSGAVDVAQAEHWAGLRPTTPSGRPYLGRLRKTANVWLNAGHGQLGWTMAVGAGEVLAAMIAGKPNSGAQVSETARWLTIP, from the coding sequence ATGCATGAGCAACACAAAAATAGCCAGAGGGTCGCCGTGATCGGTGCGGGGGTGATTGGTGTGACAACAGCCTATCATCTTGCACGGCAGGGCTTTCAGGTTTTGGTTCTGGACGAGGCCGATGTACCGGCAGCGATGTGCAGCCATGCAAATGCCGGGATCATCGCGGTGGGACATGCGTCAAGCTGGGCAGGGCCAGCTGCCCCTCGTCAAATGGTTCGGGCATTTTTGGGCAAGGAGCCCAGTGTCATGGTCTCGCGCTTTATGGATCCGGATTTGTGGCGTTGGGGGCTCAGCTTCTTGCGCAATTGTCGTGCAGCGGCCCATCGCAAACATTCTGATGCCATGGCGCTGTTGTCCCGTCATGGGCGCAGCGCGTTGCAAGATCTGGAAAGGGAAGCGGGGCTGATATTCGATCAGGCTCATGATGGGGTTTATTACCTTTACACTTGCCCCACGCAATTTGCAGCGCGTTTGCAGGGTGATTTCGGGGGGGACACAGGGTTCACAGCCCTTGATGCGCCGACATTGATGCAGATGGATCCGGCCTTGCAGACCTTCGACGGCAGACTGCAAGGCGGGCTGATCTCCAATGTTGACAGCAAAGGGGACTGCCAAAAATTTACCACCAGTCTGGCCAACTGGTTGAGTGATCAGGGCAATGTTACGTTTCACTTTGGTTGCAAGGTTACTGGATATGACATCAGGGGTGCGACTGTCCATGCGGTGTTGACGGATACAGGGCGTTATGCTTGCGATCATGTTGTGATTGCTGCGGGTACAGCAACGCCCAAATTGACTGCGTCTTTTGGCGTTCGCCCGTTGATCTATCCCGTCAAAGGCTATTCAGCGACATATCCAATTCTGGATGCCAGCCATATTCCCGATCGTCCGTTCATTGATGAAACCAGCTTGCTTGCGGTCACCCGGCTTGGGGATCGCTTGCGGGTCACCGCCATTGCGGAATTTGCCGGTCATGACAAAACGATCACCGCAGATCGGGTTGCTTATCTTGATCGCTATGTTGCCCGGTATTTCTCTGGTGCCGTGGATGTGGCGCAAGCTGAACATTGGGCGGGCTTGCGTCCAACCACCCCAAGTGGTCGACCCTATCTGGGACGCCTGCGCAAGACTGCCAACGTCTGGCTCAATGCCGGTCACGGTCAACTGGGCTGGACCATGGCCGTGGGTGCTGGTGAGGTCTTGGCCGCGATGATTGCTGGCAAACCCAATTCTGGTGCGCAGGTCTCTGAAACTGCACGCTGGCTGACCATTCCATAG
- the gstA gene encoding glutathione transferase GstA encodes MKLYYKPGACSLASHIALHETGCMFEIEAVDTVTGRTEKGADYHAINPKGYVPALDLNEGGVLTEGAAVLQYIADSHPAAELAPEAGTMARARMQEQLNWIGTELHKAFGPLFREGTSETGKDEARVAVAGKFDLIETELKDGREWLVADRFTIADAYLFVVSNWANFTGIDLARWPNLAAFVSRNASRPSAKAAMRAEGLIQ; translated from the coding sequence ATGAAACTCTATTACAAACCCGGCGCCTGCTCGCTCGCCAGCCATATCGCCCTGCATGAGACCGGCTGTATGTTTGAAATCGAAGCTGTTGATACCGTGACCGGTCGGACTGAGAAGGGTGCGGATTACCATGCCATCAATCCCAAGGGCTATGTTCCGGCTCTGGATCTGAACGAGGGCGGTGTTCTTACCGAGGGTGCCGCTGTTCTGCAATATATTGCAGATAGCCATCCGGCAGCCGAGCTGGCCCCTGAGGCTGGTACCATGGCCAGAGCCCGGATGCAGGAACAGCTCAACTGGATCGGGACCGAGCTGCACAAGGCCTTTGGGCCGTTGTTTCGTGAAGGCACTTCGGAAACCGGTAAAGACGAAGCGCGTGTTGCTGTTGCTGGCAAGTTCGATCTGATCGAGACGGAGTTGAAGGATGGACGCGAATGGTTGGTGGCTGACCGGTTCACAATTGCCGATGCTTATCTGTTCGTGGTTTCGAACTGGGCGAATTTTACCGGTATTGATCTGGCTCGCTGGCCCAATCTGGCAGCATTTGTAAGCCGTAATGCATCCCGCCCTTCGGCAAAAGCTGCGATGCGTGCAGAGGGACTGATCCAATGA
- a CDS encoding ornithine cyclodeaminase family protein, translating to MIVLDLDATRAALPYKDLINALEEGFQGDYDAPLRHHHYLRNEGTEDDVLLLMPAWRSEGYGGIKLVNVVPGNAKRGRAALSSSYVLFDRETGEHLLIADGGELTARRTAAASALAARRLARPDSATHLIVGAGRVGFNLALAYREVLPITRTLVSDINPDNAARMVASLAEEGIAAEVADNVQSASAEADVISCATLARTPVLLGDWLRPGHHVDLIGSFTPEMREVDDTAVTRASVYVDTHDALVESGDIKTPLESGVLKENDILATLKELCDSGDHPRQSIDEITLFKGVGTAIEDLSAAILALKSTS from the coding sequence ATGATAGTTCTTGACCTTGATGCGACGCGGGCTGCGTTGCCCTACAAAGACCTGATCAATGCGTTGGAAGAGGGGTTTCAGGGTGATTATGATGCTCCTTTGCGTCATCACCACTATCTTCGGAATGAGGGGACCGAAGACGACGTCTTGCTGCTGATGCCTGCATGGCGCAGTGAAGGCTATGGCGGGATCAAACTGGTCAATGTTGTGCCGGGTAATGCCAAGCGAGGCCGCGCGGCGCTTTCATCCAGTTATGTTCTGTTTGATCGTGAAACTGGTGAACACCTGCTGATTGCTGATGGGGGAGAGCTGACGGCGCGCCGGACAGCGGCAGCTTCGGCCCTTGCGGCTCGCCGGTTGGCTCGCCCTGACAGTGCCACTCACCTGATCGTTGGGGCTGGCCGTGTCGGGTTCAATCTGGCCCTTGCCTATCGCGAAGTTCTGCCGATCACACGCACGCTTGTGTCTGATATCAACCCTGACAATGCCGCACGCATGGTTGCATCTTTGGCCGAGGAAGGCATTGCCGCCGAAGTGGCCGATAATGTGCAGTCCGCCTCTGCCGAGGCTGATGTGATTTCCTGCGCCACATTGGCCCGCACTCCTGTGTTGCTGGGGGACTGGTTGCGCCCCGGTCACCATGTGGATCTGATTGGCAGCTTTACCCCCGAGATGCGCGAAGTGGATGATACAGCGGTGACCCGCGCGTCGGTCTATGTCGATACCCATGATGCACTGGTGGAAAGCGGTGACATCAAAACACCGCTTGAAAGTGGTGTGCTGAAAGAAAATGACATTCTGGCGACGTTGAAAGAGCTGTGTGACAGTGGTGATCATCCTCGCCAGTCCATTGATGAAATCACCCTGTTCAAAGGGGTGGGAACTGCCATCGAGGATTTGTCAGCCGCCATTCTGGCCCTGAAATCCACGTCTTGA
- a CDS encoding helix-turn-helix domain-containing protein — translation MAKSTKNFPNEEKSTTSPFLDDEEKTRIRAELGNRVKSLRLGESMTLEQVSEKTGLAVSTIYKIENGKVSPSFENLLRLARGYGVGLEKLIETPTEEVNTTRLTVTRSGEGRAVDGIAYNYEVLCNGLTGKKIIPLIAPIGPSGPLSQDQLDQHEGEELLFVLNGEIELQVEHYEPIILRTGDCAYYDSTMRHGIRSLGPNEARVLWACTHIEGVR, via the coding sequence ATGGCTAAATCAACAAAAAACTTTCCAAACGAAGAAAAATCAACCACCTCTCCATTCCTCGATGACGAAGAAAAAACCCGCATTCGAGCTGAATTAGGGAACAGAGTCAAAAGCTTGCGGCTTGGCGAGAGCATGACTTTGGAGCAGGTTTCCGAGAAAACGGGACTGGCTGTTTCGACAATTTACAAGATCGAAAATGGCAAGGTTTCTCCCAGTTTTGAGAATCTGCTGAGATTGGCGCGGGGATATGGTGTCGGTTTGGAGAAGCTGATTGAAACCCCGACGGAAGAGGTAAACACCACTCGACTGACGGTGACCCGATCAGGTGAAGGGCGCGCTGTCGATGGCATTGCCTACAATTATGAAGTGCTGTGCAATGGACTGACAGGCAAGAAAATCATCCCCCTGATCGCTCCAATCGGACCCAGCGGGCCGTTGAGCCAGGATCAGCTGGATCAGCACGAAGGGGAAGAATTGCTTTTCGTCCTGAACGGAGAAATCGAGCTTCAGGTCGAGCATTACGAACCCATCATCCTCAGGACCGGAGATTGCGCCTATTACGACAGCACCATGCGGCATGGCATTCGCAGCCTGGGCCCCAACGAAGCGCGCGTATTGTGGGCCTGCACCCATATCGAGGGAGTGCGGTAA
- a CDS encoding nuclear transport factor 2 family protein, protein MTPISHKQLCELMETYFEGLHQADSAMLREVFHPQLAYVCATKGDELYLDLETYMSRVDGREPPAKRGEAREEEILEIAFVNDRLARISARMTMMGRDFHDLLTLVRHGAEWRIVAKVFSYVPRKD, encoded by the coding sequence ATGACGCCTATCAGCCACAAGCAACTCTGCGAACTGATGGAGACCTATTTCGAGGGCCTCCATCAAGCGGACAGCGCGATGCTGCGCGAGGTCTTTCATCCGCAGCTCGCCTATGTCTGTGCCACCAAAGGCGATGAGCTATATCTGGATCTTGAGACCTATATGAGCCGTGTGGATGGGCGTGAGCCGCCAGCCAAACGCGGTGAAGCGCGGGAGGAGGAGATCCTGGAGATTGCCTTTGTCAATGACCGTCTGGCCCGCATCAGTGCTCGAATGACGATGATGGGCCGGGATTTTCATGATCTCTTGACACTCGTTCGTCACGGAGCCGAATGGCGCATCGTTGCGAAAGTGTTTTCCTATGTTCCGCGAAAGGACTGA
- the nhaC gene encoding Na+/H+ antiporter NhaC: MSLQQTEAHPPIGLALIPIVLTLALLGVQIFHFGDFTPHIPLAIGIALTTLVGLMTGLKWEEIEKGAFHVIAVSFPAVSVLLLVGMIVGTWIAAGTVPTLIYYGLALLSPEMFLAAGMVLCSIVSLALGTSWGTVGTVGLALMGIGEGFGIPTYWTAAAVVSGAFFGDKISPLSDTTNLAPAVTDTKLFDHIRNMLPTTIPAMLIALVIYFIVGFNLGDGVPSFERIEAFRAALESSFDLSPWLMLPALLVVVLAVMKMPAIPSLFIGVVLASLMAIFVQGASIHDIFTYANYGYKVETGVEAMDKLMNRGGIQSMMWTISLILIALGFGGALERTGCLASIISVLTKRVKSFAGVQTSAILTSVATNTVAGDPYLSIALPGRMFRTVYDRIGYSRLNLARATEEGGTIISPLIPWNAGGAFVITALGLSIGDGNLENLLYIPLAFACWLAPVIGIFYAWVGWFSPKAEEAEAPSGEAADA, encoded by the coding sequence ATGTCACTACAACAAACCGAGGCACATCCGCCGATTGGGCTCGCCCTGATCCCGATTGTGCTCACGTTGGCGCTGCTGGGCGTCCAGATTTTCCATTTTGGCGACTTTACCCCCCATATCCCACTGGCTATCGGGATCGCTTTGACCACCCTTGTCGGGCTGATGACCGGTCTGAAATGGGAGGAAATTGAAAAAGGCGCGTTTCACGTGATTGCCGTGTCCTTCCCAGCCGTGTCCGTGCTGTTGCTGGTTGGCATGATTGTGGGCACATGGATTGCCGCAGGTACCGTTCCGACATTGATCTATTATGGCTTGGCATTGTTGTCGCCGGAGATGTTTCTGGCTGCAGGCATGGTCTTGTGCTCTATCGTATCCCTGGCGTTGGGAACCTCCTGGGGGACCGTTGGTACTGTGGGGCTGGCCTTGATGGGTATTGGCGAAGGTTTCGGCATTCCCACCTATTGGACCGCTGCTGCCGTTGTGTCTGGCGCGTTCTTTGGTGACAAGATCTCGCCTTTGTCAGACACCACAAATCTGGCCCCGGCCGTGACCGATACCAAGCTGTTCGATCATATCCGCAACATGCTGCCGACAACAATTCCGGCCATGCTGATTGCTCTGGTGATCTATTTCATTGTCGGCTTCAATCTGGGTGATGGTGTGCCATCATTCGAGCGGATCGAGGCGTTCAGAGCAGCTCTTGAAAGCTCGTTCGACCTGTCGCCCTGGCTGATGCTGCCAGCGCTTTTGGTTGTGGTGCTGGCCGTGATGAAAATGCCGGCAATCCCTTCGCTGTTCATTGGCGTGGTTCTGGCATCCCTGATGGCGATCTTTGTTCAGGGTGCATCAATCCACGACATCTTTACCTACGCCAACTATGGTTACAAGGTTGAGACCGGCGTGGAGGCTATGGACAAGCTGATGAATCGTGGTGGAATTCAATCCATGATGTGGACCATCTCGCTGATCCTGATTGCTCTCGGATTTGGTGGTGCTTTGGAGCGGACCGGTTGTCTTGCATCCATCATTTCGGTGCTGACCAAACGGGTGAAAAGCTTTGCTGGCGTGCAAACTTCGGCAATCCTGACATCGGTTGCGACCAACACTGTTGCTGGCGACCCTTACCTGTCCATCGCGCTGCCGGGTCGAATGTTCCGCACGGTCTATGACCGCATCGGCTATTCCCGTCTGAACCTTGCGCGTGCCACGGAAGAGGGCGGCACAATCATTTCGCCGCTTATTCCGTGGAATGCAGGCGGCGCCTTTGTGATTACCGCCCTTGGCCTGTCGATTGGTGATGGCAACCTTGAAAACCTGCTTTACATCCCGCTGGCATTTGCTTGTTGGTTGGCACCGGTGATTGGCATTTTCTATGCCTGGGTTGGATGGTTCTCACCCAAGGCCGAAGAAGCAGAAGCGCCATCAGGTGAAGCAGCCGACGCATAA
- a CDS encoding MliC family protein: protein MRLLFSSLLAGLLALATPAFASPDIDFPQSGYSYGGKVRSGPGMGFRQVGSLREGDPIVILNGTGSMMNGYEWFEIRYRNGRRGFQWGGIMCSSKPHQTIFRTCDGPRLKVKQSSVRSRVNGFNVAKVRHSGGSFTHVGNGQWQEADARGRVNFHFREIRRGKRVVRLHDASRNVFLSLDLKAGQIFYAEGSGPARVLYRITGASARAGAIRKTGNKVRANRNRTVRYSCAEGIPLVVTYVNKGNGHAIFSIDGSPKKRLEEVVSGSGSQYTNGRFTLFSKGRSATLEHPAGVDNCFE from the coding sequence ATGCGGCTTCTTTTCTCTTCTCTCTTGGCAGGTTTGCTGGCTCTCGCTACGCCTGCTTTCGCCTCGCCCGATATCGACTTCCCGCAATCGGGATATTCCTATGGTGGCAAGGTGCGCTCTGGTCCGGGGATGGGCTTTCGACAGGTCGGCAGTCTGCGCGAGGGTGATCCAATCGTCATCCTCAATGGCACCGGTTCCATGATGAATGGCTATGAGTGGTTTGAGATCCGCTATCGCAATGGCCGGAGAGGGTTTCAGTGGGGTGGGATCATGTGTTCGAGCAAGCCCCATCAGACCATCTTTCGCACCTGTGATGGACCAAGGCTGAAAGTGAAGCAGTCCTCCGTGCGATCCAGAGTCAATGGTTTCAATGTTGCCAAGGTGCGGCATTCAGGGGGCAGCTTTACCCATGTTGGCAATGGCCAATGGCAGGAGGCCGATGCACGAGGGCGGGTCAATTTCCATTTTCGGGAAATTCGTCGTGGCAAGCGCGTGGTCAGACTTCATGATGCCTCCCGTAATGTGTTCCTGAGTCTGGACCTGAAAGCAGGGCAGATCTTCTATGCAGAAGGCAGTGGTCCGGCGCGGGTGCTCTATCGCATCACGGGAGCCTCCGCGCGGGCGGGTGCTATCAGGAAAACCGGAAACAAAGTCCGAGCCAATCGTAACAGGACCGTTCGTTACAGCTGTGCGGAAGGCATTCCATTGGTCGTCACTTACGTGAATAAAGGCAACGGCCACGCGATTTTCAGCATTGATGGATCACCAAAGAAGCGCCTTGAAGAGGTCGTATCCGGGTCCGGATCTCAATATACCAATGGCCGCTTCACGCTCTTTTCAAAGGGGCGGTCAGCCACGCTCGAGCATCCGGCGGGTGTCGACAATTGCTTTGAATAA
- a CDS encoding winged helix-turn-helix domain-containing protein: MNIIPTFGNLFFDEDFLNGHFADGTSVSFTKTESGLLKYMTANPNRVLTRNQLLDAISGNGADKLDRSIDFVINRLRRKLKDDAKDATYIATRYGEGYIWLTQPNQPTIQLEGVHAIVGPCLGLDHVGDMGANALAFAKAFHGVFAKCFSSDLSVIFEPDCPKYATLGKDAPKIGIELSFLTQKGQLECVIRGVSILSGRTLFAGRHIVAAPDKSLSSHPEDLAKEASDQIWNSQALEPDDAVPLTVSMINAGTTFTGLKGHWKDNDKVLRKAIADDPDDPRAKIMLATNIHTKYLQEGVEIFMSGDDPRQQDEDEIEQLVLASLPHLNDAPSFQLVAAKLLFFLDRGYNEMAVEIAERSARECLSLTASLPVIGQMWVFVGQNEEGLAAINQALDECEEGSQFEIYLLILKCEALAAVSDRKGVRSVLNRVCANVPHIEVLMEVLFTDPDHPSKVAQQALVNMAPAQARAMLLFMHYVYARLLKVEEHRHNAYRTVVTLFRKQFGPDIVPAEVKPMIEPV; encoded by the coding sequence ATGAATATAATACCGACATTCGGCAATCTGTTCTTCGACGAAGACTTTCTGAATGGTCACTTCGCCGATGGAACCTCTGTCAGCTTCACCAAAACGGAATCTGGTCTTCTGAAATACATGACGGCAAACCCCAATCGTGTGCTGACCCGCAACCAGCTACTGGATGCGATCAGCGGCAATGGTGCCGACAAGCTGGATCGGTCCATCGATTTTGTCATCAATCGCCTGAGGCGCAAACTCAAGGACGATGCAAAGGACGCAACCTATATCGCCACACGCTATGGCGAGGGCTATATCTGGCTGACCCAGCCGAACCAGCCCACCATCCAGCTGGAGGGCGTGCATGCCATCGTCGGTCCATGTCTGGGGCTTGATCATGTTGGCGATATGGGGGCAAATGCGCTTGCCTTTGCAAAGGCATTTCATGGGGTATTTGCCAAATGTTTCAGCTCCGACCTGTCCGTCATATTCGAGCCCGACTGCCCCAAATATGCCACACTGGGCAAGGATGCCCCGAAGATCGGCATCGAACTGTCCTTCCTGACACAAAAAGGCCAGTTGGAATGCGTTATCCGGGGTGTCAGCATCCTGTCCGGCCGCACGCTTTTTGCCGGACGCCATATCGTCGCGGCACCCGACAAAAGCCTCTCCTCTCATCCGGAGGATCTGGCCAAGGAAGCATCGGACCAGATTTGGAACAGCCAGGCATTGGAGCCGGATGACGCAGTCCCGCTCACCGTCAGCATGATCAATGCAGGCACGACCTTCACGGGCCTCAAGGGGCACTGGAAGGACAATGACAAGGTCTTGCGCAAGGCCATTGCCGACGATCCGGATGATCCGCGCGCCAAGATCATGCTGGCAACCAATATTCACACCAAATATTTGCAGGAGGGGGTGGAGATCTTCATGTCTGGTGACGATCCACGCCAGCAGGATGAAGATGAAATCGAGCAATTGGTGCTGGCCAGTCTTCCCCATCTCAACGATGCCCCATCCTTCCAGCTGGTAGCAGCCAAGCTCTTGTTTTTTCTGGATCGAGGCTATAACGAGATGGCCGTTGAGATCGCAGAGCGCTCGGCCCGGGAATGCCTTTCCCTGACGGCCTCCCTGCCGGTCATCGGCCAGATGTGGGTCTTTGTCGGCCAGAATGAAGAGGGATTGGCTGCCATCAATCAGGCACTGGATGAATGCGAAGAAGGCTCCCAATTCGAGATCTATCTGTTGATCCTGAAATGCGAAGCCCTTGCCGCCGTCTCTGACAGAAAGGGTGTGCGCAGTGTGCTCAATCGGGTCTGCGCCAATGTACCCCATATCGAGGTGCTGATGGAGGTGTTGTTCACCGATCCCGATCATCCCTCCAAGGTGGCGCAACAGGCGCTGGTCAACATGGCGCCTGCTCAGGCAAGAGCCATGTTATTGTTCATGCATTATGTCTATGCCCGCCTGCTGAAGGTCGAAGAACACAGACACAATGCTTACCGGACGGTGGTGACCCTGTTCAGAAAGCAGTTCGGACCGGATATCGTGCCCGCTGAAGTAAAGCCGATGATCGAGCCCGTCTGA
- a CDS encoding tautomerase family protein produces the protein MPYVNIKVTREGGPDGTGPSAEQKAQLIAGVTNLLQDVLGKKPATTFVVIDEVLLEDWGIGGLPVQDYRKLTQ, from the coding sequence ATGCCCTATGTGAATATCAAAGTCACCCGTGAAGGGGGGCCGGATGGTACCGGGCCGAGCGCGGAGCAAAAGGCGCAATTGATCGCGGGGGTCACCAATCTTTTGCAGGACGTGCTGGGCAAAAAGCCGGCGACCACATTCGTGGTGATCGATGAAGTTTTGCTGGAGGATTGGGGCATTGGTGGTTTGCCGGTGCAGGATTACCGAAAACTGACACAATGA
- a CDS encoding NAD(P)/FAD-dependent oxidoreductase, with amino-acid sequence MDTFDHVIVGGGIMGASIAYHLMQKGARSVLLLERNELASAASCQAAGLVLQASTKPSKTPLAKLTIDTLLHLEEELAESVGYHMVGSLRIAASEKCAIELDAMAKDAASRNIPIEWPDLSDIRQMVPWLDISNIQKTAFLPSDGYIDPYLLTISYANAARARGAVIRTRTNVCGVVKDAEKVVGVLTDHGPIACGTVIDACGVWAALFAEKVGYSLPMAPVRSHYWIIQPDRTYGGEHPVTILPDVAAYTRPEVGGLVLGVQEANSVTFNARNLPEDLSGFSPTLGEEHWDILANAYEDLSQFFPAIENAHFSSYICGLSSYTPDGEILLGPVPGISGFYVAAGDCGSGITLSAGIGDAIADLALEQTPQFNMEPFRPDRFGPVDPHGDHFRELCAAARASKSRQIISHS; translated from the coding sequence ATGGATACCTTTGATCATGTAATAGTTGGCGGCGGTATCATGGGTGCCTCGATTGCATACCATTTGATGCAAAAGGGCGCCCGGTCGGTATTGTTGCTGGAACGCAATGAACTTGCCAGTGCAGCATCCTGTCAGGCTGCGGGGCTGGTGCTGCAGGCATCTACAAAGCCTTCAAAAACGCCGCTGGCAAAACTGACCATCGATACGCTGCTGCATCTCGAAGAGGAATTGGCCGAGAGCGTGGGATATCATATGGTGGGCAGCCTGCGCATCGCAGCCTCCGAAAAGTGCGCGATAGAACTGGATGCCATGGCAAAAGACGCAGCCAGCCGGAATATTCCAATCGAATGGCCCGATTTGTCTGACATCAGGCAAATGGTTCCCTGGTTGGATATCAGCAACATTCAAAAAACAGCTTTCCTGCCAAGCGATGGATATATTGACCCTTATCTTCTGACCATATCCTATGCCAATGCTGCGCGTGCGCGCGGAGCAGTCATACGCACCCGGACAAATGTATGCGGTGTCGTGAAGGATGCAGAAAAGGTTGTTGGTGTTTTAACCGACCATGGCCCAATCGCATGTGGAACCGTCATAGATGCTTGTGGTGTATGGGCGGCCCTGTTTGCTGAAAAGGTCGGTTATTCGCTCCCGATGGCGCCAGTCCGCAGTCACTATTGGATCATACAGCCAGACAGGACGTATGGGGGGGAACATCCGGTGACGATCCTTCCCGATGTGGCTGCCTACACGCGACCTGAAGTCGGCGGCCTGGTATTGGGGGTTCAGGAAGCAAATTCGGTGACTTTCAACGCCAGAAACTTGCCCGAAGACTTGTCTGGCTTCTCGCCGACACTGGGAGAGGAACATTGGGATATTCTGGCAAATGCCTACGAGGATCTATCACAATTCTTCCCGGCAATCGAAAACGCCCATTTTTCCAGCTACATATGCGGCCTGTCGTCCTATACCCCTGATGGTGAAATTCTTCTGGGTCCCGTTCCCGGAATATCAGGCTTCTATGTTGCTGCAGGAGATTGCGGGTCCGGAATTACCTTGTCAGCAGGCATCGGCGATGCAATCGCTGATCTGGCATTGGAGCAAACACCACAATTCAATATGGAGCCATTTCGCCCCGATCGTTTTGGACCAGTCGATCCGCATGGGGACCATTTTCGTGAGTTATGCGCCGCCGCCAGAGCTAGCAAGTCGAGGCAGATTATTTCACACAGCTAG
- a CDS encoding LysR family transcriptional regulator, translating to MKHEQLMTLEAIVLTGSFRGAAERLHKSQSAVSHTIRQLEEELDLELFSREAYRPSLTPAGEVFYREASRVLRQMQGLRTTAARLRAREEPELTIAVSATMDLDPLLPALADTGRHHPATHLRLRMEMMGGPIARLMEGKADIALASLEGVPLDNVEAEPVVEVTIRPVASPDLNLPANARTLSVSEMQSHVQVVTAGTGGAAHQQSRDLLSGGLKWTVSDLTAKKKVILAGLGWGGLPDHMTEKERRSGALLSLNLEGFPLRRTTIYKMRRRDQAIGVVADELWSRIG from the coding sequence ATGAAACACGAACAGCTCATGACCCTGGAGGCGATTGTCCTGACTGGCTCATTTCGTGGCGCGGCAGAACGTCTCCACAAGTCGCAATCCGCAGTCAGCCACACAATCCGCCAACTGGAAGAGGAGCTTGACCTGGAGCTGTTCAGCCGCGAAGCCTATCGCCCCTCGCTCACCCCGGCAGGCGAAGTCTTCTACCGCGAAGCATCTCGCGTGCTGCGACAAATGCAGGGACTGCGAACCACTGCGGCGCGATTGCGTGCCCGTGAGGAACCTGAGCTGACAATCGCCGTCAGTGCCACAATGGATCTGGACCCATTGCTGCCTGCGCTTGCCGACACCGGGCGACACCACCCGGCCACTCACCTTCGGTTACGGATGGAAATGATGGGCGGCCCGATCGCCCGGCTGATGGAGGGCAAAGCGGATATCGCACTTGCATCCCTCGAAGGAGTACCCTTGGACAATGTAGAGGCAGAGCCGGTGGTTGAAGTAACGATCCGCCCGGTTGCGAGCCCTGATCTCAATTTACCCGCCAACGCGCGTACATTGTCGGTATCCGAGATGCAAAGCCATGTACAGGTGGTGACGGCCGGAACTGGCGGTGCTGCTCATCAGCAGAGCCGTGATTTGCTATCAGGTGGACTGAAATGGACTGTTTCCGATCTCACAGCCAAGAAAAAGGTCATCCTCGCCGGTCTCGGCTGGGGCGGCTTGCCCGATCATATGACAGAAAAAGAGCGACGATCCGGGGCTTTGCTCTCCCTGAATCTGGAGGGGTTTCCTTTGCGCCGGACGACAATCTACAAGATGAGGCGCAGAGATCAGGCGATAGGGGTCGTTGCCGATGAGCTTTGGAGCCGGATCGGCTAG